The region ACGCGAATTTGCAGTAGATAGTGAACTGGAAGAGACCACGAGGGGCAACTCTCTTCTTTGTCAAATTTCAGTTGGAGGCTCGGAGATTTGATCGAAGGTCAGTTCAACAAAGACGGGGAAGTGTGAGCCTCGATCCTGTCTGGTGATTTGCTAATCACGAGCTGCACTGTGCAGAGGCTGACGGCCATGATTGAGGTGGGCCAAAAGGAAAGGCACAGCTCGCTGAGCACACGGGTGTCCATACCCTACACAAAGCATGCCTCCCTCCATCAGCATTCTCTTCCGTCTTTCTTAAAAAGTAGTTTGGGCTCCAACAGCCATTCCCTTGATCTCCTTGGAGATGTGGATATTTTGAACAGTGGCTTTAAACTATTCTTCCTGGAATATTGGAGTTCTGATAAGCCCTCAAAGATCCCTGAAGACATGAAGAGGAAAGACAGTGGGTGGGGCTCAAGTCCTCCGTAATGCACATGTAAGGAACACGTTGGCACAGAGGCTGGAAGGAAATTCAGTATATTTTAACTGGAGTTTAACCCTTTCTGGTGAGAGGTAGATGTTTTCTTATAGCCCTTTCCTAAAATGCCCACAATTTAATATGCATtatagttttaaattgcacatgaactttgtggccaccctgtgtgtgtgtgtgtgtgtgtgtgtgtgtttatgtttcttttcttttctttttcctcccaaagAAACCGTGAAATGAAGAATGACTTTTTAGGGTACATAAGTGAACTGCCTGAGTTCTGCTAAGGAGAGGGGGCTCTGCCTCACAGGAAGCAGAGCCCTGATGATGGCCAGATTTCCTAACCAAGTGTCTCTCCCCCAGAATGGCTGCAGTCTGTCCAGGCCACCATGATCCTGTCCATCATTTTCAGCGTCCTGTCCCTGTTCGGGTTCTTCTGCCAGCTCTTCACTCTCACCAAGGGGGGCCGGTTTTACATCACTGGATTCTTCCAAATCCTTGCTGGTAAGTTGTGGATGGGAAGGTCCACATGGCAGCTAGGCCTGTCCAAGGCTGAAGAATGATGGGTTTGGTAGAAGGATGTCATCCTAGGAGGACTGGTGTTGGTGAGTCTGCCCATTGGATGCTTTTCATAAAGCttagggtgtgtatgtgtgtgtacatgtgaaaGCTtagggtgtatatgtgtgtgtacaagtGATAGCTTagggtatgtatgtgtgtgtacacgtgtctTTGAATTTGGGAGGTCTCCGCTGCTCCCTGGCATGAAGTGCTTGTGAAAGAGGACTTAGGGGTTCTGGAGGGAGGGTCCCCGCCAAGCCAGGTGTTTCAGCGGGGTGAAGCTAAACCTGGACACATAGTGAGAGGTAGATACTGAGGATATCGCTAGAGCTATGCCAGGCTGGAGGGTTGTTTCTTCTAGGTTCCATTCTGCCCAAGAAAACATCTCTGTTTTAGTGCAGAAAATGGCCCTCGCATGCTGAGAGCTGGCAGGGTGTTCTCAGGTGTGCGTCTGCACCTGTAGGTTGTGATGAAGTGACATTGATAAGTTCCTTCGCTCCTTTACACCAGTTCCTAGGTTCTGCTGGGCTTTGATTTACTCTTGTCATCCTCTGATTTCTTCATTTGCACCCCTAGGGAACATGCCATCATTTCCAAACATGACAACATGTGAAAACATGTGGAAGGtctcctccatctcctccctaAACTACCTTGATTGCTCTCATTGGAAGTGCTTTGCCCCTGGATCCTGGCTGGCAACTTGCTTCATGGGCTCTTCCCCCCCTGCCAACCCTCTCCAGTCTGCTGACACCAGTTGGCTGAGTCAGCAGGGCACTGGAGAAAAGTAAGAGGCCTTGATGCCTAGACGGGTAGATACGATGTCTTATACAGAGTCGTGTGGGAAGACAGCCTGAGGGTGAATGCTGGTGACCTTTTCTAGAAGCCAGAGAGTTATCCTTTCCTGGAAAAAGGGAGTAAATTGAAGAGCTGATCCTCCTTTAAACACTTGAATACAACATTTCAGTATttatggtttggggattttaaAACGAAACAGTGCTTTGCTATGACACAGTCTTTATTATAATCCAAGGCCAGGCCCTGGATTGTTGCCAGTTCTGTTGAGTGACTAATTATGCACTAAGATATCATTTCTAGGTACACTGAAGTGAAGAGTCATGCTCCATTTTCAGATGTGATAAAGGAAACCTTACGGTCTTCTGGGGTTTCCTTTTTTGCTCACTCATTATGGTTTGATATCAAATCAGATGGCGATCATATCCATCTGTGAATATATCCTCAAGATAATTATTATATGTGTAGGAACCAGAAGTTTCAGGACATAACTGTATTTAATCTATACaagctttttattttactgatgtgTGAACTGAGGCCAGGAGGCGGTAAATGAGTGTGCCCCAGGTCACCCAGCACAGGGGCAATGCGTGCTTACCCTTCTTCCGGCACAATGTGAATGGAATGGAGTTGGGTTAGAGACACAGAATCCACCCAAAATTTTAAAGAGCACGAAATCCAAGGGggaagttcttatttttatattatctttcACTGGGACTGATTTACCTTCATTGGAAGATGGGTGCAAATTTACACATTCACTATTCTGAAGTTCCCAAGCATCTGTGGTGAATGACTAACCTGAATCACGAGACCTACTCCAATTAGAAATGAGGGGCTGAGAAGAGTTGAGCTGCCTCACCTTCACTCTTCCCACTGAGATATTTCAGCTTTAAAATTTCAAACATCTTAATGACAGCATTTTAGCCCAAACCTCAAAGCCCCCCAAATAGGAACCGTTAAGTCACACCTGTAACTATGCTgccatttgttaaaatatttcagtttagCCAAACTCTGTTAGGTACAGAGATTTTCTAATCTTCCGGAATACATTTACTAATTCATACTGGGCTCACTGTTTTGATTTTAGAACTCTGCTGTAAATATGTCGGATGTAAGAGCACATGATTTGTTCCTCTCTTATCCCACTTCACATCTACTTGCCTGTCTCTCAAAAGACCTAATGTTCAGCTATCAGCTGGTCAGTTCAGCCGCCTTTATTCGAATAGGAAGCTATCTTGGATGAGCTAAAAGGCAGTTGTCATTTATAAGTCCCAAGAATGTTCTGCCCTTTGTTGTCAACCCCAGTCCAAATGCTCTAAAAGTTGGTCTCCCAGGAATCTCAGATCTCTGGAATGTTGCATTTGGAATTGCTGCAGGATCTTTCTGCTAAAGGTGAAAACTTAGAGAGTTAGGAACTCCTGACTCCTGTAGTGTCTGACAGTTCTGAGTCACTTTGTTGTGTTGTTTCCCAATGCTTGGACTATTGAGAAGCTAGTCAGGAGAATGCAAACTGGGGTAGGGTTGTTGGGGATTAGAACTGGTGAAACCTTGGGAAGTGACAATTTAACAAGGAAGAAGtcagaaatgctaaaataaatgaaagaaagaaaggtctgggcgaagaaaggaaagaagcaagaagaaagtaGCCCCACCATTGTGGGATGTAATCAGAAGGTGTGCCTTCCAAAGAAGCTAGTTCCCAGCAGGATAGATGCATTTTAAGTGGAAACCACCAGAATCCCTGCTGAGTCTCTCAAGTGGCTGTTACAGCTAGATTGCCTGGCTTCCTTGTGGAGGGCTCCAAGGAAGGGCAGGTGAGAGGAGTGCAGGGCTTTGGGGTGGAGGGGGTGTCTCTGTCTCCCTGCTCTAGATTATAGCCCTCTGTGTGGTGAGAGGCTCCTGGTTTGCCACATCAGCTCTTCTCTAGTCAGCCACAAGGCTCACGGTTAAGAACACTCTCGCCTTGATTACATGCTTCCCTCAGGCTGGCTGATCCCTGGCTGCACATTATCGAAAGGTGCTTTCCTCTGGTTCAGTGCTTTTTTAGCCTGAGCAGCACATCAGAACCACCTGGGATGCTTTTTTCAAACATGCCAGtgctagctgggcatggtggctcaagcctgtaaccctagcacactgggaggctgaggtgggtggatcacttgagctcaggagttcaagaccagcctgagaaaaagcaagaccccatcttagaaaaaaatagaaaagctagccagggttgtggcaggtgcttgtagtcccagctactggggaggctgaggcaggaggtctcttgagcccaagagtttgaggttgctgtgagctgtgatgccacagtactctatctagcgtgacagagaaagactctgtctaaaaaaaaaaacaaaaaacaaaaaacccagtgCTGGACAGTCTCATTTAGCTCTGGGATGGGGCCACTTCCTTGGTGACTCTGATGTGCTTCCAGGGTTGGGACCACTGGTGTAGCTGTGAAACTGCCCCTAATGCCACTATAAAGGCTTCTAGGGTATTTCCCTCACAGATAGCTCATCCCACTCATGGGATAGAAagtcttctaaattttctttgttctgtcgGGCTGGGCTGTGCTAGGTGGGAAAACATCACTTGAATTTATATAGATAACAAACCTAGAAAGAAAGTTCTGTGTGTTTGGATTTATTTCACTACTTAGACTCAGCAACTAGCTTCATGCAGGGCACATAGAAGGCCAGGAGTAACTATTTGTTAGATAATTAGATAATTGTGTGTCCTTGGCAGAACCACACCCTGGTCCAATGTGCAGTTACATTTCAGCAGAAAAACAGTACAGGTGACTTCTGAATTTcactttttacatttcttttgctttgtttggggtttttctttctttccttcttttccagaTTGATACAGATACAGGCATTTAGAATAAAAGAATTTGAGAGAGGTAGTAAGAGCAGAGTGCCCTCTGGTTTGGAGATTCAAGCATGCCTTACGTCAGAAGCCTCATTTAGAACTCTTGTAGGAGTGACTCATTCTGGATTGTCTTCCTGGCTATACCCAGATCAGAGTTTGTGCTGTGGGCGGCTTTAGAGACCACAGTGGTCCCTTGAATGCTGAAAATGACGACAGGGCCAGACACACAAAGACAGCCCAAAATGTTCAAGGTAATAGGCCTTACAGCCTCGTCCCTATTTCACCCCAGGCTCTCAAATGAAAGTGCTTTTGTAGAGGTTTCAATGTGCACTTTAAATAATATCCTCAATTTGCTGTATCGCTCCACCCCTTCTAATCCTGTAGGCTACTCACTCCTGGAGACTTTGCTGTGTCTCTCCACTCCTTCCAATCCTGTAGGCTACTCACTCCTGGAGACTTTGCGGTATCTCTCCACCTCTTACAATGCTGTAGGCTACTCACTCCTGGAGACTTTGCGGTATCTCTCCACCTCTTACAATGCTGTAGGCTACTCACTCCTGGAGACTTTGCGGTATCTCTCCACCTCTTACAATGCTGTAGGCTACTCACTCCTGGAGACTTTGCGGTATCTCTCCACCTCTTACAATGCTGTAGGCTACTCACTCCTGGAGACTTTGCGGTATCTCTCCACCTCTTACAATGCTGTAGGCTACTCACTCCTGGAGACTTTGCGGTATCTTTCCACCTCTTACAATGCTGTAGGCTACTCACTCCTGGAGACTTTGCGGTATCTCTCCACCTCTTACAATGCTGTAGGCTACTCACTCCTGGAGACTTTGCGGTATCTCTCCACCTCTTACAATGCTGTAGGCTACTCACTCCTGGAGACTTTGCGGTATCTTTCCACCTCTTACAATGCTGTAGGCTACTCACTCCTGGAGACTTTGCGGTATCTCTCCACCTCTTACAATGCTGTAGGCTACTCAATCCTGGAGACTTTGCTGTGTCTCTCTCCTTCCAATCCTGTAGGCTACTCAATCCTGGAGACTTTGCTGTGTCTCTCTCCTTCCAATCCTGTAGGCTACTCACTCCTGGAGACTTTGCTGTGTCTCTCTCCTTCCAATCCTGTAGGCTACTCACTCCTGGAGACTTTGCTGTGTCTCTCTCCTTCCAATCCTGTAGGCTACTCACTCCTGGAGACTTTGCTGTGTCTCTCTCCTTCCAATCCTGTAGGCTACTCACTCCTGGAGACTTTGCTGTGTCTCTCCACCCCTTCCAGTGCTGTAGGCTACTCACTCCTGGAGACTTTGCGGTATCTTTCCACCCCTTCCAATCCTGTAGGCTACTCACTCCTGGAGACTTTGCGGTATCTCTCCAACCCTTCCAGTGCTGTAGGCTACTCACTCCTGGAGACTTTGCCGTGTCTCTCCACCCCTTCCAGTGCTGTTGGCTACTCACTCCTGGAGACATTTTTCCCTGGGCTTCCTAGACCTCGGTGAACCTCTGGGTTCCCAGAGCCTCGGTGAACACACCAGGTGATCCTGCTGGCTTCTCCCCTCTGCCTCACCCTGGGGACAGTCCACCGCTGTTTCCCGACATTGGGAAATGTCCTGGTAGGCATCATGGCCACTTCTTTTGTCCTTGGTCACTAAAACCATTGCAAAAGCCTCCCCTTGCACTCTCCAGCCACCTCCCTAAGTCCATCTTTTGCACAGCTGCCAGGCTGACCATCCTAAAATCCGCATCACAGCATGTTTCTCCTTTGCTTGAGGTTCCTCAGAGGCTTCTCATCAGAACCTCCTTAGTATGGCCCTTACTCCTGTGGTCTACGGTGAGCTCTCAGCTTGCCGTGTGAAACTGAGTGTGGCTTCTCCAGTGCTCCAGTTTAGACTCATTGTCCATCTGTGCTCTTGGACCATCAAGTatgtttctctccttctctcaaaATTCCATCACAGAACATTGAAATTATTTGCAGGTATGTCTGTATTCTGAGTAGATACCCCTTGAAAGTAGGAACCTTGTCCCATTTATCTTGGTGCATCTAGACCAGCATCTAGAATAGTGCCTGCATGCAGTAGGCACTCAATCCATGTTTCCTGAGCCAGTGAGGATGGAGATTCTAAGGGAGTAGCAGGAATTCCCTCTGTTGCTCCCTTTGCCTTTGGGTGCTTCCTCACAAAGGCTCTGACCTTGATTTATCCCCTCAGTGGCTGGTGCTACTGAGGGGCTGGGCTTGAGACCTTCTCTGCCAAAGGGAGAAGCTTCAGGGACTTGCAGTGGACACAGTCATCAGGAACAGCTAGGGACTCTTGGTGCCTGAAAGCCCAGCACCTTTATGCTGTCTGGACAGCATGAGGGTCCTTGCTCTTATAACTGACCTAACCTCCCAGACTCCAGGCCCTCTCAGGAGGGCCCAGGTCACTGCCAGAGTACAGATGGCTCATTTGTCTTTCTGGGTGTCAGGACCTCACTTACCCTCACTAGGGGGAGTTTGATGATGCATCTTCACTCACTGGTTGCTGGAAAAGTGAGTCATGATCCCCATATTAGGAAGAATGTTTGGCTTTGGGAGACAACTATTGCATGATATTAACTTCTCTGGGATGTAGACAGAAGGTACCCAGCcaaagaatttcacttttttctgtatttcaggATGCATCTATTGCTTTACGTACACATGGCCTTGTAATGATATATTCCCTAAGATCTCAGTCTCCTGACAGCAGTAATTATAAAGTGCAATGCTCTCCTGGCTTCGTGGGTATCCAAACATAATTTGGATTGCAGTTAAGCTTAGAGTCATCTATTTCTGAGCCTCTGCCAGGGcgaaagccacacacacacacacacacacacacacacacacacgtcaggCGCTGCACTTGTGCATcctgcctctctctgtctctcttgatGTTTCCTCTTTGCCAGTGAAATTGGGGTATAGCTGGTCTAGTGAGCTACCAAGGCATTTTACCCCAGCGATGATTACACACCCCATTTGACAGTCCTGTCCACACGATAAGTGTTCTCTTGCCCTGTTAGCACTGTCTTAACACTTCACTCTTTGCCATGCTCTTATTTCCCTTTTAATAGCACTATCCTCTTTAGGTAGGTCAAACAAAACTCAAGAGACAGCTTCAGTATGTCTTAAAGTCaagccccagtgagaatagcccccatcacaaggtcccaaagctgcagatgctggtgcaggtatggagaggagagaggggaatactTATGCCTGTTGGTGaggttgcaaactaatacagcctttttggaaagaagtatggcattcaaagaactaaaaaaagaactaaagtagaccttccattactaggcatctactcagaaggaaaaaaaaatcattctactataaggacatttgcactagaatgtttattgtagttcAGTTCAtgatcaccaagatgtggaaacaacctaagttcCCATgagcccatgaatggatcaataaactatggtatctgtataccatggaataccattcaactataaaaaatatggacacttttcatcttttgtattaacttgaatggatttagagaacattctccttagtaaagtactcaagaatgaaaaaccaaGCATCTCATATACTcagtactaagttgaaactagtagatgaaaaaGTACAGGcccacgtgagagaaaaacaaattcaagaagaggagagggggagggggcttagtaagttcccacctaacaggtacaacatagggggtacatggcacacctcctgggtgaaggactaggctgcaactcagactttaccttgcagatgcaaacaatgtaacctaatcatatgtaccctcatattaatccaatttttttaaaaaaggaattagcaGTTTGTAAGGTGAGCCATGGAGCAGTGGGGCAAGATAGTAGAGGGCCCTAAACCTCACAACAAATAAAGTATGTCCTAGGAGATCAAAGCTGCTGTTCTCCTCAAACCACCCCTGGCTGTGGTCTCCCTCCTGACACGGATATCTTCAGTGCTTCCTGCACCTCATGTAGGTGGCAGGTCCTGGACCCCACCCCACTGTGGCTCCAAAACTATTGCGTGGCTTTGCTGATGGGTGCCAGTCCAGTGGGAGTTCTTTCCTCTCAGTTGCAGAAGGGCAGTCTCATAGGGTGGTTAATGTGACACATTCCCACTTCTGCACTTTGTTCAAACAAAGTTGCTGTGTGCGGTAAAATAGCAGCCTAAATAGCAGCGGGGTTAGATGTAGGTGGCCCAGGGGGCCACTGGGCCCTTCGGAACCACATGAGTCCCACACGGCATGCTGGGTTTATAATAGAGTCACTCACAACTTATCAAAGACCTTGTTTCAGGAGGGAACAGATGGGGCTTTGTGCAGCAGCAGGCTGGGGTGCTGACATCACCAGATCCCTCTCAGCCCAGGGATGCTGAGTGTCACGTGGGCTTGGGCCACCAGCTTGAGCCTGGCTGCCCCCCAGGGCCTGAGGTGGAGGgcttttctctctcacacacatcaGAAGACCAGATTGGTGAGCCAGGAAGGGTGGCCCGACCTACCTGCACATCCGATGCTCTTGGATCCCTGTTTGGTCCTCAGAGCTAACCTTAGGGGCATCCAGTGAGATGGAGCTTGTGCTCGACAGTCTTCTTAATCTGCAGCCATGCTTCCCACTCATGCTGTGTCCTACGTCCTCGCGTGCTGACCTCCATTCCCCTCCATACCTTCCTCGGTCAGCTCAGCAGCACCCGTGGGCATTGTGTGCGCATCTCTTGTGGGGCAGCTCTGCTAGGGGGACTGTGGTCCTCTGTGGTCTGCATGGGGCCTGATGCCTTTGGTGTGGCACTATTCCAGTAGAGGTAAAGTGCCAGTACACTCCACTGGTTTTGCgcaatgtcatttttcatttgCAGAGTGGTTCACAGCTTTCAGGGGCTTCCACGCCCAACCACTCTTGGAAAGAGTACTTGCTCTATCCAAATGCTTGCTAGTTACCGCATGTGGCCTGGGGATGGGCAacagttaaagaaagaaaactagggtAGAAAATGTGAAGAGCCCCTCAGACACTGTGGCCTGGGTGGCCAGGCTGGGAGCAGAGAGCACCTCGCTGCCCTTGTTCCTTCGCTTTCTAGCCACTGCCTCTCAACTCTGGATCTGGGAGCAGATTCCTGCCAGAGTTGAAATGTGCTTCCCACTGGTGTTGtcacctggggtgggggtgagggagggtgGTGGCGGAGGGGAGCTGCCCACCTTGAACTGTCCCTCATCCAGCTTGTGCCTCTCCTCCCCCAGGTCTGTGCGTGATGAGCGCGGCGGCCATCTACACAGTGAGGCACCCGGAATGGCATCTCAACTCTGACTACTCCTACGGCTTCGCCTACATCCTGGCGTGGGTGGCCTTCCCCCTGACCCTTCTCAGTGGTGTCATCTATGTGATCTTGCGGAAACGTGAATGAGGCGCCCAGGCAGTGGTCTGAGGCTCTGAGCGTacccagggaagggaggaaggagacccaaaaacagaaaaaagagctAGCCAAAAACCCAAactcaaaccaaaccaaacagaaAGCAGTTGTGGGGGGGGTTTGCTGTTGATCGAAGATGTATATAATATCTATGGTTTATAAAACCTATTTATAACACtttttacatatatgtacatagtaTTGTTTGCTTTTCGTGTTGACCATCAGCCTCGTGTTGAACCTTAAAGAAGTAGCTAAGGAACTTGATATCCTAACAGTATAATCATGCTCAGTATTTTggtcttgcttttttgtttttattttcttttgtttgttttacccaGAAACAAAATAACTCTGCATCTCACCCCCTCCCCTTTCATTTAAAGAAGATACCTCCCTCCCAGTCCACCTCATTTAGAAAACCAAAGTGTGGGTATATACCCCAAATGGCCAAAAGCCCTTGTAT is a window of Nycticebus coucang isolate mNycCou1 chromosome 18, mNycCou1.pri, whole genome shotgun sequence DNA encoding:
- the PMP22 gene encoding peripheral myelin protein 22, giving the protein MLLLLLGIIVLHVAVLVLLFVSTIVSQWIVGNGHATDLWQNCSTSSSGNVHHCFPSSANEWLQSVQATMILSIIFSVLSLFGFFCQLFTLTKGGRFYITGFFQILAGLCVMSAAAIYTVRHPEWHLNSDYSYGFAYILAWVAFPLTLLSGVIYVILRKRE